TCGCGGCATCGCTGCGCTGATGCCGATCACCGACAGGATGCGCGCCGATGCGCTTGCCCGTGCCCGTCTGTTCGTCGACGAAACTACGGTCAAGGTGCTGGCACCGGGAACGGGCAAGACGAAAACCGGCTACATGTGGGTCATAGTGTGCGACGATCGCGCTCATGGCGGCGTCGATCCGCCTCTGGCGCTCTATACCTATATGCCGGGACGCGGAAAAATGTGGGCCAGGCAGTTGCTAGGGTCATACCAGGGCATCCTACAGGTCGATGCCTGGCAGGCTTATGACCAGTTCGGCAAGGATGATAGCGCCGACGCCGGCGTCACGAAGTCCTTTTGTTGGGCTCACCTGCGACGCGGCTTCGTCGATGCAGGCAGCGATGCCCCGGTCGCGCAGGACGCCTTGCAGCGCATTGCCGAAATCTATCGCATCGAGAAGGAAATCCGGGGGCGCGCGGCCGAGGAACGCCTTGCCGTCAGGCAGGAGCGAACCCGTCCACTGGTCGACAAGCTCCATGCCTGGTTCGCCGCCACCGCACCGCGCATGATGGCTGGATCGGCAACGAGCGATGCGATGAAATATGCGCTCAAGCGCTGGGCGGGCTTTACCCGGTTCCTCGACGACGGCAGGATCGAGATCGACAACAACGCCGCCGAACGGGCCGTCAGGCCGGTGACTCTCCAAAGAAAAAATGCACTCTTCACCGGCCACCAACTCGGCGCCGAAAACTGGGCAGCGATCTCCTCGCTGGTCGAAACCTGCAAGATGCTGGACGTCAATCCCTACGCCTATCTCTGCGATGTCCTGGCCCGGATCATCACCCGCGCAGACACCGATCCCATCGACGATCTGTTGCCGTACAACTGGCTCGATGCCAACGCCGCCCAAGCTTCGTTCGAACTAAGCAGCATCGCAAGCGCCGCCTGATCACTCAGATGACAGCACCGCTCCCAAGGCCACGTGGGGGATTTTTACCGCTTACGATTGAGTCCCTTTCTCTGACGGTGTTTCTGCGCGCGGATTCGTTTCCTCCTTTCAGGCATACTGGCCGCGGAACCTCAGACCTTTTGGGCCCGCCACGCGGACAGCACCGCATTGACATCCAGCGCTGCAGGGGCGGTCGCCCATGCTGTCGCAAATGATGCATCGTCACTGGCAGGACGAGGATCAGGCGCAGTGATTCTGATACGCGTCGGCATGATTACCGAGTTGCCCAAAAGGATGGCTTCCCCTCGACGTAGCGTCGAGAACATCGATGTGATTCCTCGAACTGAATCCGGCAGCAGATTGCGGACATAAGACTGATCGTCTGGGTTGGAGATTCGCAGGCAAAGGAAGCTGCCACATTGCGAAAGGATGGTGCTGGAAAGTTCGCGCGGCCGCTGGCTGATCACCGTCAGGCTGATTCCATATTTTCGTCCCTCCTTAGCGATACGCTCAGCCGATTTACGTGCCGCCTCGCATGCGGGGTCGTTGTCCGAAAGGTAGATATGCGCTTCGTCTGCGAAAACGGCTATCGGATAGCGCTCATCCTTCAGGCGGCGATGCCAGTAAGCGAAATCGAACAAGCAGCGCTGAATGAGTGAAATGATGGAGGCACGCACGTCGAAGGGCGTCGAGCTTAGGTCGATCACAACCACCTTCTTGCGGCCGCCATCCAGTTCACCCAGCAACCGACGAAATAGATCGGACATCGTGGTCGACGACGTGTAGGTCTGTGGCTTGAAGATTAGGTCATACCGCTGGTCATTCAAACGGGAGTCAATGCGCATCAGAAGGCGCGTAAATTGACCATATAAAGGTCCATTCACAGGCTTCGTAGCGCCGGGCACCTTTTCGGTATCCAGTCGCCGAAATTCGTCTACGATCTCACTCAGCGAAAAATGGACCGGAGTATCGATCGTTATCTTTGGAATGCCGAGCGTTTGATTTTCCGCGTCGTTCTGTTTGGCGGCCTGAAGCAGTTCCTTGAACTTCGCGATCTGATTGGGCGCCGAGGATTCGGCTCGGTCAACCATTAGCCCGAGAAGCTCTTCGGAATTCATGAGCCAGTAAGGCAGTTCGAGATCCGTCGCAGAGATCACCTCGGCTTGATCGCCGAAAGCCTCTCCATACTCGCCATGCAAGTCGAATAAAACCACTGTCGCCTGTGGGAATTCGCAGAGACGCTGGATGATAGACGCGACCGTCCAGGATTTGCCGCCGCCAGTCTGGCCTAGGATCGCTGCGTGCCGTGTCAAAAATGAGTTTAGGTTGATCTTCGCGTCTTGCGCCGGGATGAGTGAAAGACGGCCCAGCGAAAAGTCACCATCGGCATAGCCCGCATAGATTGCATCGATCATGCGGTCATCCACCGCAAACACCGGTGCATTGACCGTCGGGAGCACGTCAGTGCCGCGCTCGAATTTTCCGTTGGCGTCGACTGTGCCTACTGGCACGGTCGAAAGCGTGCGCGATACACGGTCGATCAGCAGCACATCGGCCTCTGCGGCATGACGCATTTCGGGGGAGGATATCCTCTCCTCCTTCATCTCGATACCTGTAACCATAGACAGCAGGAAACCAGACGGCAAAGAGACTAGGACGAAGGTCCCCGGCTGCCCAATCAGGAGCGGAACTGGCCCATCCGGACTGGGCACATCTACGGTCATACTCGCCGGCACACCCGCGCCATCTTCCGCCTGATCGTCCAGCAGGGAAACGAAAACCTGATCACCGGAGACAGCGATAATCTTCCCGATCCTATATTCCGTCACTTCGCGTCCCCCTCACTTGAACATTTCGACGAATTTGCTGAACTTCCAGCAATCCGTCCCAGTGGTATGAGCGACGCCCTTTGCGATGCCGCCGGTGTCAAAACCGGCGTTAAAGGCTCCGGCGGTTTTTAAGGCAGCCATGCCGTCGGTCTCCTTGTCGCAGAGCGCAAACAGCCGGATCCCGCCGCCGTTCACTAGGGGCGTTAGCAAGTTCTCGTTTATGTGGTCATCGCCGAAGCTGAACCCGCAGCTCGCAACATATTTGCACTCGGCGCCGAGCGCGTTGCGTGCCGCGGTGAAGAGCGCATCGTGAGGAGCGTGGAGAGTCTCCATCACCTTACGCCGCCTCGG
This window of the Sphingobium sp. CR2-8 genome carries:
- the tnpC gene encoding IS66 family transposase, yielding MVLAERARAARLEHILKLINRSTFGKRSEKLPVDQLALTLEDQGVALGEADGLQDKTAEEAERYGLRPRRRRAPDAERASLPAHLPRFETVIEPESLECACGGALHKIGEDRSERLDIIPAQHRVMVTIRPRYACRCCSDGVRQALAPAHVVPGGLPTEALIADVLINKYCDHLPLYRQSKIFARQGIEISRATLANWVGRGIAALMPITDRMRADALARARLFVDETTVKVLAPGTGKTKTGYMWVIVCDDRAHGGVDPPLALYTYMPGRGKMWARQLLGSYQGILQVDAWQAYDQFGKDDSADAGVTKSFCWAHLRRGFVDAGSDAPVAQDALQRIAEIYRIEKEIRGRAAEERLAVRQERTRPLVDKLHAWFAATAPRMMAGSATSDAMKYALKRWAGFTRFLDDGRIEIDNNAAERAVRPVTLQRKNALFTGHQLGAENWAAISSLVETCKMLDVNPYAYLCDVLARIITRADTDPIDDLLPYNWLDANAAQASFELSSIASAA
- a CDS encoding ATP-binding protein; the encoded protein is MTEYRIGKIIAVSGDQVFVSLLDDQAEDGAGVPASMTVDVPSPDGPVPLLIGQPGTFVLVSLPSGFLLSMVTGIEMKEERISSPEMRHAAEADVLLIDRVSRTLSTVPVGTVDANGKFERGTDVLPTVNAPVFAVDDRMIDAIYAGYADGDFSLGRLSLIPAQDAKINLNSFLTRHAAILGQTGGGKSWTVASIIQRLCEFPQATVVLFDLHGEYGEAFGDQAEVISATDLELPYWLMNSEELLGLMVDRAESSAPNQIAKFKELLQAAKQNDAENQTLGIPKITIDTPVHFSLSEIVDEFRRLDTEKVPGATKPVNGPLYGQFTRLLMRIDSRLNDQRYDLIFKPQTYTSSTTMSDLFRRLLGELDGGRKKVVVIDLSSTPFDVRASIISLIQRCLFDFAYWHRRLKDERYPIAVFADEAHIYLSDNDPACEAARKSAERIAKEGRKYGISLTVISQRPRELSSTILSQCGSFLCLRISNPDDQSYVRNLLPDSVRGITSMFSTLRRGEAILLGNSVIMPTRIRITAPDPRPASDDASFATAWATAPAALDVNAVLSAWRAQKV